In Hyphomicrobiales bacterium, the sequence ACCCCGTAAGCCAGCAAACCCGCGATCACCCAGAGCGCGATATTGCCCCAACGGTTGCGCCGGGCCTCCGCGCGCCCGATCGCCTCGACGCTGCGCTCGTCGAGCACGAAACCGTTGCGCGAGGCGTCTTCCAACTGACCGAGCACGCGCTGGGCACGGCCGATCGTGTCGGGCAGTGCGGCAAGCGAACCGAGCAGCGAATGGGCGCCGCGCCCGGCCTCCTGCAACCGCCCGATCGGGCCGAGATTGGCGGTGATCCAGTCGCGCACGACGGGATCGGCCGTGCCCCACATGTCGAGATGCGGATCGAGCGAACGGGCGACGCCCTCGACCACCACCATCGTCTTCTGCAGCATGACGAGCTCGGTGCGCGTCGCCATGTCGAACATGCCGGTGATCTCGAAGAGCAGGGTCAGGACCTTGGCCATCGAGATCTGGTCGGCGCGCTTGTCGTGGATCGGCTCGCCAACGGCACGGATCGCCTGGGCGAAATCCTCGACGTCATGATGGGCCGGGACATAGCCGGCCTCGAAATGCACCACCGCGACACGGCGATAGTCGCGTGTGATGAAGCCGAGCAGGATCTCGGCGAGGAAGCGCCGCTCCTTCAGGCCGAGGCGGCCCATGATGCCGCCGTCGACCGCGACGAGACGTCCTTCCGCATCGACGAAGAGGTTTCCGGGATGCATGTCGGCGTGGAAGAAGCCGTCGCGGATCGCGTGCTTCAGGAAGGATTGGATGATCTTGCGGGCAAGCTCCGGCAGATCGTGGCCGGCGGCGCGTAGGCCCTCGACATCGGAGAGACGCACGCCGTCGATCCACTCGTCGACCAGCATCTCGCGTGCGGTCAGCTGCCAATCCGGCTCCGGCACGCGGAAATCGGCGTCTTCCTTGGTATTCTCGGCGAATTCAGAGAGGGCGGCCGCTTCGAGCCGGAGGTCCATTTCCATCGCGACCGAGCGCGCCAGCGTCTCGACGACGCCGGTGAAGCGCAGGCGGCGCGCCTCGGCGGAACGCTGCTCGGCCTGCTCGGCACCGAAGCGCATCGCCGCCAGATCGCGGTTGAAACGGTCGCGGATGCCGGGACGCAGGACCTTCACCGCGACCTCGCGGCCATCCTTCAGCCGGGCGCGATGGACCTGCGCGATCGAGGCGGCCGCCACCGGTTGGCTGAATTCCGGGAACAGCGTCTCCAGCGGAACACCATGTGCCGCCTCGACGATGGCACGCGCCTCGGCCATCGGGAAGGCCGGCATCCGGTCCTGCAGGGCCGAGAGATCCTCGGCGATCTTCATGCCGACGACATCGGGCCGCGTCGCGAGGAACTGGCCGAACTTGACGTAGGACGGCCCGAGCCGGGTCAGCGCCGCCGCGAGCCGTGTCGCGGAGGAGCCGGCCCCGCGGCGCTCGATCAGCCGGCCCATGCGGATCAGGCCACGCGCCAGCGGCGGCAGCACGGAAGGGTCGACCAGCGCCAGCGCGCCCTCGCGCGCCAGCACGAAGCCGACGCGCGCGCCGCGCAGCATGTGGAAGAAGGAGGAGATCATGCCGCCGCAGCCAGCATCACAGCTTCCAGCCGGAATGCAGCGCCACGACGCCGCCCGTCATCGGCGTGAACTTTGCCCGGCGGAAGCCGGCATCCTCGATCATGTTCGCGAAGGCCTGCGGCTTGGGAAACTTGCGGATCGATTCGACGAGATACTGGTAGGGTTCCGCCTCGCCGGTCACCATCCGGCCCATCGGCGGGATGACCTTGAAGGAATAGGTCTCGTAGATCTTGTCGAGCAGCGGCACGTCGACATGGCTGAATTCGAGGCAGAGGAAGCGCCCGCCGCGCTTCAGCACGCGATAGGCCTCGGCCAGCGCCTTGTCGATGCGCGGCACGTTCCGGATGCCGAAGGCGATGGTGTAGCAATCAAAATGGTTGTCCGGTAGGCCGAGCTCCTCGGCATTACCCTGGACGAAGCGGATGCGGTCATCCTCCGGGAAGCGCTTGTCGGCACGCTCGCGCCCGACGCGCAGCATGTCGGCGTTGATGTCGAGCACCGTCACATCGGTTTGCGGGCCGCCGGCCTCCAGCACCGAGAAGGCGACATCGCCCGTGCCACCGGCGACGTCGAGATGGTGGAAGGGCCGGTCCTTGGCCGGGTTGATCGCGGTCAGCAGCGCGCTCTTCCAGGCCCGGTGCAGGCCGCCCGACATCAAATCGTTCATCAGGTCGTAGCGGTTGGCGACCTTGTGGAAGACGTCGTCGACCTTGGCCTGCTTCTCGGCGAGCTTCACCGTCTCGAAGCCGAAATGGGTGGTGTCGGAAGCTGCTGTCACGGTCGGGCCGGCCTTGTGCAAATCTGTCTTGTATTCGCGTGAGCCGATCAATAGCCAAAGGCGGCGGGCTTGTCGCGGGCCCTCTCGACGCAGGCTTTACGAAGGTCTTTGACATGCCGGAGCTCCCCGAGGTCGAAACCGTCCGGCGCGGGCTGG encodes:
- a CDS encoding Ubiquinone biosynthesis monooxygenase UbiB — its product is MISSFFHMLRGARVGFVLAREGALALVDPSVLPPLARGLIRMGRLIERRGAGSSATRLAAALTRLGPSYVKFGQFLATRPDVVGMKIAEDLSALQDRMPAFPMAEARAIVEAAHGVPLETLFPEFSQPVAAASIAQVHRARLKDGREVAVKVLRPGIRDRFNRDLAAMRFGAEQAEQRSAEARRLRFTGVVETLARSVAMEMDLRLEAAALSEFAENTKEDADFRVPEPDWQLTAREMLVDEWIDGVRLSDVEGLRAAGHDLPELARKIIQSFLKHAIRDGFFHADMHPGNLFVDAEGRLVAVDGGIMGRLGLKERRFLAEILLGFITRDYRRVAVVHFEAGYVPAHHDVEDFAQAIRAVGEPIHDKRADQISMAKVLTLLFEITGMFDMATRTELVMLQKTMVVVEGVARSLDPHLDMWGTADPVVRDWITANLGPIGRLQEAGRGAHSLLGSLAALPDTIGRAQRVLGQLEDASRNGFVLDERSVEAIGRAEARRNRWGNIALWVIAGLLAYGVFG
- the ubiE gene encoding bifunctional 2-octaprenyl-6-methoxy-1,4-benzoquinol methylase and demethylmenaquinone methyltransferase, producing the protein MIGSREYKTDLHKAGPTVTAASDTTHFGFETVKLAEKQAKVDDVFHKVANRYDLMNDLMSGGLHRAWKSALLTAINPAKDRPFHHLDVAGGTGDVAFSVLEAGGPQTDVTVLDINADMLRVGRERADKRFPEDDRIRFVQGNAEELGLPDNHFDCYTIAFGIRNVPRIDKALAEAYRVLKRGGRFLCLEFSHVDVPLLDKIYETYSFKVIPPMGRMVTGEAEPYQYLVESIRKFPKPQAFANMIEDAGFRRAKFTPMTGGVVALHSGWKL